From Verrucomicrobiota bacterium JB022, one genomic window encodes:
- a CDS encoding type II toxin-antitoxin system VapC family toxin: MGKQAAQLIRDAGSGEIAISAITLIELVQIAKKGRITLLGREFRGLHRIAETFAIIPIDAHVAIDSIQVPLPHADPFDRIIVATARRHGLTLLTRDSNITDSGCVETVW; this comes from the coding sequence CTGGGCAAGCAGGCAGCCCAACTGATTCGCGATGCTGGTAGTGGCGAGATTGCAATCTCGGCGATTACTTTGATCGAACTGGTCCAAATTGCCAAGAAAGGCCGGATTACCCTCTTGGGTCGCGAGTTCCGGGGGCTGCACCGAATCGCGGAGACCTTTGCAATCATCCCGATTGACGCCCATGTCGCGATCGACTCGATCCAGGTGCCGTTACCGCATGCCGATCCGTTTGACCGCATTATCGTCGCTACCGCTCGACGCCACGGCCTCACCCTTCTGACTCGCGACAGTAACATTACCGACAGCGGTTGCGTGGAAACCGTCTGGTAG
- a CDS encoding lipocalin-like domain-containing protein, whose translation MKKTLLTLSLLAAAVLRAEIPATTDDGFAVPQPGHTFSFPRDHGSHPEFKIEWWYLTGHLRAGDDWRFGYQATFFRFAGPKDDAAGESDPLFGTDQLFLAQFALADLETGTFYQQSRLDREGWNASAATERLNVRQGPWRLEWPEGAEAFELVASAPPDVQFSLQLEPVKPLIVFGQDGTSRKGADPAARSYYLTFTRLQTTGTVSVGGEELAVTGQSWMDHEIASKQLGNELEGWDWTAIQLDDGREVKAYILREEGGSKGPFSALMWIDPAGKVTYYGADDFQWEAVRWWESPETGNRYPIEVKITAPTPSGVEQVLHLRPALDGQEVVDIRGDNTYWEGACEVVDESDKVIGRAYLELVGYGTSTAERLQ comes from the coding sequence ATGAAAAAGACGCTGCTGACGCTTTCCCTGCTGGCCGCCGCCGTGCTGCGGGCCGAAATACCGGCCACGACCGACGATGGCTTTGCCGTGCCACAGCCGGGCCATACCTTCTCCTTTCCGCGCGACCACGGGAGCCATCCCGAGTTCAAGATCGAGTGGTGGTATCTCACCGGGCACCTGCGGGCGGGCGACGACTGGCGCTTTGGGTATCAGGCAACGTTTTTCCGCTTTGCGGGTCCGAAGGACGACGCGGCGGGCGAGAGCGATCCGCTCTTCGGCACCGACCAGCTTTTCCTCGCCCAGTTTGCGCTGGCGGACTTGGAGACGGGCACCTTTTACCAACAGTCGCGACTCGACCGGGAGGGCTGGAACGCCAGTGCCGCGACCGAACGCCTCAACGTGCGCCAGGGGCCGTGGCGGCTGGAATGGCCGGAGGGTGCGGAAGCGTTTGAGCTGGTGGCCTCCGCCCCGCCGGATGTGCAGTTTTCCCTGCAACTGGAGCCCGTGAAGCCGTTGATCGTTTTCGGACAGGACGGCACTTCGCGTAAGGGTGCCGACCCGGCAGCGCGGAGCTATTACCTGACATTCACCCGTCTGCAGACCACTGGCACCGTCTCGGTCGGCGGTGAGGAACTTGCGGTGACGGGCCAGAGCTGGATGGACCACGAGATCGCCAGCAAGCAGCTCGGCAACGAACTGGAGGGCTGGGACTGGACCGCAATCCAACTGGACGATGGGCGCGAGGTGAAGGCCTACATCCTGCGCGAAGAAGGCGGCAGCAAGGGCCCGTTCTCGGCGCTGATGTGGATCGACCCGGCGGGCAAAGTGACTTACTACGGGGCGGACGATTTCCAATGGGAGGCCGTGCGCTGGTGGGAGAGCCCGGAGACCGGCAACCGCTACCCGATCGAGGTAAAGATCACCGCCCCCACCCCTTCTGGAGTCGAGCAGGTGCTGCACTTGCGTCCTGCCCTCGATGGTCAGGAGGTGGTGGACATCCGGGGCGACAATACCTACTGGGAAGGCGCCTGCGAAGTCGTGGATGAATCGGACAAGGTCATCGGTCGCGCGTATCTGGAACTAGTCGGCTACGGCACGTCGACGGCGGAGCGGCTGCAGTAG
- the prfB gene encoding peptide chain release factor 2 translates to MALEPEVRTQVEEIAKRAGYLWKFVDVPGKQNRLDELDNQMAAADFWDKQDKAQVVVQESARIKGLINPLVAFRSQVEDLKATVELLDEMGEDADLEREVVTNTAKLKARLDELEIQSFLGGKFDRNNAILSINAGAGGTESCDWASMLLRMYTRWAERNGYQVTIEDMIDGEEAGISSATIRIVGDNAYGYAKAERGVHRLVRISPFDSNARRHTSFTAVDVIAEIEDDIDIPIKEEDLRIDVYRASGKGGQHVNRTESAVRITHIPTNIVVQCQDDRSQIKNRATAMKVLKSRLYEKQQDEKRAEMERYYGEKGEIGWGNQIRSYVFQPYQMVKDLRTGVETGNIQAVQDGDLDNFIHAWLRAGCPTSRNKDIKMED, encoded by the coding sequence ATGGCCCTGGAACCTGAAGTCCGCACCCAAGTTGAAGAGATTGCCAAGCGCGCCGGCTACCTCTGGAAGTTCGTCGACGTACCCGGCAAGCAGAACCGCCTGGATGAGCTCGACAACCAGATGGCCGCCGCGGACTTTTGGGACAAGCAGGACAAGGCGCAGGTGGTCGTGCAGGAAAGTGCGCGCATCAAGGGCCTGATCAACCCGCTCGTCGCATTCCGCAGCCAGGTCGAGGACCTGAAGGCCACCGTGGAGTTGCTCGACGAGATGGGCGAAGACGCCGACCTCGAGCGCGAAGTCGTCACCAACACCGCCAAGCTAAAGGCGCGCCTCGACGAGCTGGAGATCCAGAGCTTCCTCGGCGGCAAATTCGACCGCAATAACGCGATTCTCAGTATCAACGCCGGCGCGGGCGGTACCGAGAGCTGCGACTGGGCCAGCATGCTCCTGCGCATGTATACCCGCTGGGCCGAGCGCAACGGCTATCAGGTGACGATCGAAGACATGATCGACGGTGAAGAAGCCGGGATCAGCTCCGCCACCATCCGCATCGTGGGCGACAACGCTTACGGCTACGCCAAGGCCGAGCGTGGGGTCCACCGTCTCGTGCGCATCAGCCCGTTCGACAGCAACGCGCGCCGCCATACCTCCTTTACCGCCGTCGACGTGATCGCCGAAATCGAGGACGACATCGACATCCCGATCAAGGAAGAAGACCTGCGCATCGACGTCTACCGCGCCAGCGGCAAGGGCGGCCAGCACGTCAACCGGACGGAATCGGCCGTGCGCATCACGCACATTCCTACCAACATCGTCGTGCAGTGCCAGGACGACCGCTCGCAGATCAAGAACCGCGCGACGGCCATGAAGGTGCTCAAAAGCCGCCTCTACGAAAAGCAGCAGGACGAGAAGCGCGCGGAAATGGAACGCTACTACGGCGAAAAAGGCGAAATCGGCTGGGGCAACCAGATCCGCTCCTACGTCTTCCAGCCCTACCAGATGGTCAAGGATCTGCGCACCGGCGTCGAAACCGGCAACATCCAGGCCGTCCAGGACGGCGACCTCGACAACTTCATCCACGCCTGGCTGCGCGCTGGCTGCCCCACCTCCCGCAATAAGGATATCAAGATGGAGGACTGA
- a CDS encoding FtsX-like permease family protein, with product MRSVTWRTLATVWRQTAARHWRQEWWQSFTLVCILGLGVAAFLSIRLANRAALAGFGGLDAAVSGQSDWTVQAPAGALPEDALPELRAAIEGLPVELVPLLEGSAIDPQSRQELRLLGTDLMAVQNLGSADDAGLVGETTGNWWDLLRHPRAVVIAPGLAQAHGLAVGDTFPVLLQGRAVELKVFGLLPPNRFGVEVPDNLLVLDLPRLQTLLERPDSVARVEVIVTATERREHWVETVRTRLEQPAAGRWEVQGPRSQEVTGAQMTAALRMNLNILSLISLLVGLFLIAQAIDAAVVRRRREIGILRSLGLTPRHIRHLWRLDLAMLGLAGSLLGIFLGWGLAQVAVRAVSRTVNALYLQTTAHSAALTLPDAALALALGLGATWLAGQFPLRDAASTPPAQVMRGGRFGNGFALWQRPVWGFLMVAAGVGTAALPPYVLADQTRLPVGGFAAAFLWLIGGTILAGGVLRPLAALLLRLPVDRLPWKVALVQLREATSRHRLALAGLFVAVGMAASISILVGSFSRTMEEWIEVRFQADLYVSLPGDGGVTREARIPESIWRPIAARPEVAATNAFDLRPVDLDGSRTYLGGAHTELLGGYEKVLWLREPLPASQQPTGTTEGYANESFIRRFEVGAGDVIEMPTPSGPQQIWLRGVVSEYGNDRGSVVVPRATFEQWFGTAQVFNLSLHLHDPATAAEFAEELRLAYPGLEIRSNAALRQTVLRVFRQTFAATEALQILGVSLALVGLALGLVSILRENQGTLRTLHVLGASRRQLALITALEGAGLTLGGLVSGLLLSFALGWLLMYVINRQSFGWTLLYAWPWVALLRFSLLVLVAGGVIGYLVGRQSTRLALEDESR from the coding sequence ATGCGTAGCGTTACCTGGCGAACCCTCGCCACGGTGTGGCGGCAGACTGCGGCGCGGCACTGGCGGCAGGAGTGGTGGCAGAGCTTTACGCTCGTCTGCATTCTGGGACTCGGTGTGGCGGCCTTTCTCTCGATCCGACTGGCCAACCGGGCCGCGCTGGCGGGCTTTGGCGGGCTCGACGCCGCCGTCAGCGGCCAGAGCGACTGGACGGTGCAGGCGCCCGCCGGGGCGTTGCCCGAAGACGCCTTGCCGGAGTTGCGCGCGGCGATCGAGGGCCTGCCGGTCGAGCTGGTGCCGTTGCTCGAAGGCTCCGCCATTGATCCGCAATCGCGTCAGGAGCTGCGCCTGCTGGGCACGGACCTGATGGCGGTGCAGAACCTCGGCAGTGCAGACGACGCCGGGCTGGTGGGCGAAACCACGGGCAACTGGTGGGATTTGTTGCGCCACCCGCGCGCGGTGGTAATCGCACCGGGCTTGGCGCAGGCGCATGGGCTGGCGGTGGGAGACACGTTTCCGGTGTTGCTGCAGGGGCGTGCGGTCGAGCTGAAGGTGTTTGGCCTGCTACCGCCCAACCGCTTCGGCGTGGAGGTGCCCGACAACTTGCTGGTGCTCGACCTCCCCCGCCTGCAAACGCTGCTGGAGCGGCCCGACTCGGTCGCGCGGGTGGAGGTGATCGTGACGGCCACCGAGCGACGCGAGCACTGGGTGGAGACCGTGCGGACCCGGCTGGAGCAGCCTGCGGCCGGGCGCTGGGAGGTGCAGGGGCCACGCAGTCAGGAGGTAACGGGGGCCCAAATGACGGCGGCGCTACGCATGAACCTCAACATCCTTTCGCTGATCTCGCTGCTGGTGGGCTTGTTTCTGATCGCGCAAGCCATCGACGCGGCGGTGGTGAGGAGGCGGCGCGAAATCGGCATCCTGCGCAGCCTGGGGCTGACGCCGCGTCACATCCGGCACCTCTGGCGGCTCGACCTCGCCATGCTGGGGCTGGCGGGCAGCCTGCTCGGCATTTTCCTTGGCTGGGGCCTGGCCCAAGTGGCGGTGCGAGCGGTATCGCGCACCGTCAACGCGCTTTATCTACAGACGACCGCCCACAGCGCCGCCCTCACCTTGCCAGACGCGGCCCTCGCGCTGGCGCTGGGCCTCGGCGCGACTTGGCTGGCCGGGCAATTCCCGCTGCGCGACGCCGCCAGCACGCCCCCGGCGCAGGTGATGCGTGGCGGGCGCTTCGGCAACGGGTTTGCGCTCTGGCAGCGTCCGGTCTGGGGCTTTCTGATGGTGGCCGCGGGCGTTGGGACAGCCGCTTTGCCGCCGTATGTGCTGGCCGACCAGACGCGGCTGCCGGTCGGTGGATTTGCGGCGGCGTTTCTCTGGCTGATCGGCGGGACGATCCTTGCGGGCGGGGTACTGCGCCCGCTCGCGGCCCTACTGCTGCGCCTGCCCGTCGACCGCCTGCCGTGGAAGGTGGCGCTGGTGCAACTGCGCGAGGCCACGAGCCGGCACCGGCTGGCGCTCGCGGGGCTGTTCGTGGCGGTGGGCATGGCGGCCTCGATCAGCATCCTCGTGGGCAGCTTTTCGCGCACGATGGAGGAGTGGATCGAGGTGCGCTTCCAGGCCGATCTTTACGTGAGCCTGCCGGGTGATGGCGGCGTGACCCGCGAGGCGCGCATCCCGGAATCGATCTGGCGGCCCATCGCGGCGCGACCGGAAGTAGCGGCCACCAACGCCTTCGACCTGCGCCCGGTGGACCTCGACGGCTCGCGCACCTACCTCGGCGGGGCCCATACGGAGCTGCTGGGCGGCTACGAAAAGGTACTTTGGCTGCGGGAACCCCTGCCCGCTTCGCAGCAACCAACCGGCACCACGGAGGGCTACGCCAACGAGTCGTTTATCCGGCGCTTCGAAGTCGGCGCAGGCGACGTAATCGAGATGCCGACCCCGAGCGGGCCGCAGCAAATCTGGCTGCGCGGCGTGGTGAGCGAATACGGCAACGACCGGGGCTCGGTGGTGGTGCCGCGTGCGACCTTCGAGCAATGGTTTGGCACGGCGCAGGTCTTCAACCTGTCGCTGCACCTGCACGATCCAGCCACGGCAGCGGAGTTCGCCGAAGAGCTGCGCCTCGCGTATCCGGGGCTTGAAATCCGCAGCAATGCTGCCCTGCGCCAGACGGTGCTGCGCGTGTTTCGCCAGACATTTGCCGCCACGGAGGCGCTGCAGATCCTTGGGGTCAGCCTCGCTTTGGTGGGGCTCGCTTTGGGGCTCGTCAGCATCCTGCGCGAAAACCAAGGCACGCTCCGCACCCTGCACGTGCTCGGCGCGAGCCGGCGTCAACTGGCGCTGATCACCGCGCTGGAAGGGGCGGGCCTGACGCTGGGCGGGCTGGTCAGCGGCTTGTTGCTGAGCTTTGCCCTCGGCTGGCTGCTGATGTACGTCATCAACCGGCAATCGTTTGGGTGGACGCTGCTCTACGCCTGGCCGTGGGTGGCGCTACTGCGTTTTTCGCTGCTCGTGCTGGTCGCGGGCGGCGTGATCGGCTATCTGGTGGGCCGCCAAAGCACCCGCCTTGCCCTGGAGGACGAATCGCGATGA
- a CDS encoding ABC transporter ATP-binding protein, with protein MCFDAPVVLETIDLCHRYEQRVVLDHVSLQVRAGERVAIMGPSGAGKSTLLNCLGGIEQPQSGEVIVAGQSLQGLGEDGRAALRRQDIGSIFQLFYLLPTLSAFENVELPLLLLGRPKAERRERVRALLDEVGVSHRADAMPRQLSGGEMQRVAIARALAPHPKVLLADEPTGNLDSQAGERVLDLLARVSETHQTALAMVTHAPEATRICHRTLWLRDGVLSEENAPAHA; from the coding sequence ATGTGTTTCGATGCGCCGGTTGTGCTGGAGACGATCGACCTGTGCCACCGCTATGAACAGCGGGTGGTGCTCGATCATGTTAGCCTGCAGGTGAGGGCGGGCGAGCGCGTGGCCATCATGGGGCCATCGGGCGCGGGCAAGTCTACCCTGCTCAACTGCCTGGGCGGGATCGAGCAGCCGCAGTCGGGCGAGGTGATCGTGGCCGGGCAGTCGCTGCAGGGGCTGGGGGAAGACGGGCGGGCGGCTCTGCGGCGGCAGGACATCGGCAGCATCTTTCAGCTCTTTTACCTCCTGCCGACCTTGAGCGCGTTTGAAAACGTGGAGCTGCCGCTGCTCTTGCTCGGACGGCCCAAGGCGGAACGGCGCGAGCGGGTGCGGGCGTTGCTCGACGAGGTGGGCGTGAGTCATCGTGCCGACGCCATGCCGCGGCAACTGAGCGGCGGCGAGATGCAGCGGGTGGCGATTGCGCGCGCATTGGCCCCCCACCCCAAGGTGCTGCTGGCCGACGAGCCGACCGGCAATCTCGACAGTCAGGCGGGCGAGCGCGTGCTCGACCTGTTGGCGCGCGTGTCCGAGACCCATCAGACGGCGCTCGCCATGGTGACGCACGCGCCCGAAGCCACCCGCATCTGCCACCGCACGCTTTGGCTGCGCGATGGCGTGCTGAGCGAAGAGAATGCGCCCGCCCATGCGTAG
- a CDS encoding phage holin family protein: MAEQKESQGLFLRLIVLFLGTWLADQLVDGIHADGLGSLALVAVVLAVLNAFVRPLLIFFTLPLVIFTLGLAVWLINAVMLLFAGGIVPGFHVDSFWSALWGAIIIGIVSMVVNLFTARKHIQVHVQRGPGHAPDGTRGVKRLRHNRRRGESEDVIDV; encoded by the coding sequence ATGGCAGAGCAAAAAGAATCCCAGGGCCTCTTCCTACGCCTCATCGTGCTGTTTCTCGGCACGTGGCTGGCAGATCAACTCGTCGATGGCATCCACGCCGACGGTCTCGGCTCCCTCGCGCTTGTTGCCGTCGTGCTGGCCGTGCTCAACGCCTTCGTGCGTCCGTTGCTGATCTTTTTCACCCTGCCGCTGGTCATCTTCACCCTCGGCCTTGCCGTGTGGCTGATCAATGCCGTGATGCTGCTCTTCGCCGGCGGCATTGTGCCGGGCTTTCACGTCGACAGCTTCTGGTCGGCCCTCTGGGGAGCCATCATCATCGGCATCGTTTCGATGGTCGTGAACCTTTTTACGGCGCGTAAGCACATCCAGGTGCACGTGCAGCGCGGCCCCGGACACGCCCCCGACGGCACCCGGGGCGTCAAGCGCCTCCGCCACAACCGCCGTCGCGGCGAATCCGAAGACGTCATCGACGTATAG
- a CDS encoding PepSY-associated TM helix domain-containing protein — protein sequence MKLKTIWKIHSLLGLFCGLGLLVIGLTGSVLVFHQEIANLLWPEKRLVAEVKPAEERIPLQQLVPQVEAAFPDFFIQGWRPRYDSATRDDVYLTRRGTDDWYILYLDPYTGETAPAPVLSDQTLQGWLVKLHYEFFAHQWGMIATALLALGFIGLGVTGVYIYRGFWKAFFRLRWRKSARIFFSDVHKMVGISTVPLNLILGLTGVWLNWGHLSHELEHHHHEEEHLVNPYEGDMTARLDEMNAKAQELMPGYVVNFINFPDSEDPQIYFFGTVPERHPFRNAYGSHLWMNNDTGEVTYHLDLSKASAWQRIENAFEPLHFGDFGGLFSKVIWCLAGLSPAVLAGSGTWIWWHRRRMQKKRPQRTQILAEPKAASQQATEPVTTEV from the coding sequence GTGAAACTCAAGACCATCTGGAAGATCCACTCCCTCCTGGGCCTGTTCTGCGGCCTCGGCCTGCTCGTGATCGGCCTGACGGGAAGCGTGCTCGTGTTCCACCAGGAGATCGCCAACCTGCTGTGGCCGGAAAAGCGTCTGGTGGCCGAAGTGAAGCCAGCGGAGGAGCGCATCCCGCTGCAGCAACTGGTCCCCCAGGTGGAGGCGGCCTTCCCCGACTTTTTCATCCAAGGCTGGCGACCACGCTACGATTCGGCCACCCGCGACGACGTCTACCTGACCCGACGGGGCACCGACGACTGGTATATCCTCTACCTCGACCCTTACACGGGTGAGACCGCCCCCGCGCCGGTCCTCAGCGACCAAACGCTCCAGGGCTGGCTGGTGAAGCTGCACTACGAGTTTTTCGCGCACCAGTGGGGCATGATCGCAACGGCTCTGCTGGCGCTGGGCTTCATCGGGCTAGGCGTCACGGGGGTCTATATCTACCGGGGCTTCTGGAAGGCCTTCTTTCGCCTGCGCTGGCGCAAAAGTGCCCGTATCTTTTTCTCGGATGTGCACAAGATGGTGGGCATCAGCACGGTGCCGCTCAACCTGATCCTGGGCCTCACCGGCGTGTGGCTCAACTGGGGCCACCTCAGCCATGAGCTTGAGCACCACCACCACGAAGAGGAGCATCTTGTAAATCCTTACGAGGGCGACATGACCGCGCGCCTCGACGAGATGAACGCGAAGGCGCAGGAGCTGATGCCGGGCTATGTCGTCAACTTCATCAACTTCCCGGACAGCGAAGACCCCCAAATCTATTTCTTCGGCACGGTGCCCGAGCGCCACCCCTTCCGCAATGCCTACGGCAGCCACCTGTGGATGAACAACGATACCGGCGAGGTCACTTACCACCTCGATCTGAGCAAGGCGAGTGCGTGGCAGCGGATCGAAAACGCCTTCGAGCCCCTGCATTTCGGCGACTTTGGCGGCCTCTTCAGCAAGGTGATCTGGTGCCTGGCGGGCCTTTCCCCGGCCGTGCTCGCCGGCTCCGGCACGTGGATCTGGTGGCACCGCCGCCGCATGCAGAAGAAGCGCCCGCAGCGCACCCAAATCCTCGCCGAGCCCAAGGCCGCTTCCCAGCAGGCCACCGAACCGGTGACGACGGAAGTGTAA